The following coding sequences lie in one Thalassoglobus polymorphus genomic window:
- a CDS encoding carbon-nitrogen hydrolase: MPIQSRNVNVALIQRAATLDPTENLQATIADIEQAAKQGAQIVCTQELFRSQYFCQSEDHAKFDLAEKIPGPSTEAFSQLAKKLGIVIVASLFEKRAAGLYHNTAVVLDADGAYLGMYRKMHIPDDPLFYEKFYFTPGDLGFKIFETKFGNVGVLICWDQWYPEAARLTALAGAEILFYPTAIGWHPTEKAEYGTAQHDSWETIQRSHAIANGVYVASANRIGHEGDLDGGIEFWGQSFICNPSGTILNKASVDQPEILMAECDFAMLNEQRTHWPFLRDRRIDAYSDITKRYRD, encoded by the coding sequence ATGCCAATTCAGTCAAGAAATGTGAACGTCGCGCTCATTCAACGAGCAGCGACTCTCGACCCGACGGAAAACCTGCAAGCGACCATCGCTGATATCGAGCAGGCAGCCAAGCAGGGGGCACAAATCGTTTGCACACAGGAACTGTTCCGGTCGCAGTATTTTTGTCAAAGTGAGGACCATGCGAAGTTCGACTTAGCGGAAAAAATTCCCGGTCCAAGTACGGAAGCGTTTTCACAACTCGCAAAAAAACTCGGGATTGTGATTGTCGCTTCGCTCTTTGAGAAACGCGCAGCTGGTCTTTACCACAACACGGCAGTTGTCCTTGATGCCGATGGGGCGTATCTGGGGATGTATCGCAAGATGCACATTCCTGACGATCCATTGTTTTACGAAAAATTCTACTTCACTCCCGGCGACCTTGGTTTCAAGATTTTCGAAACGAAGTTCGGCAATGTGGGTGTGTTGATTTGTTGGGACCAGTGGTACCCGGAAGCAGCTCGGTTAACGGCACTGGCAGGTGCTGAAATTCTGTTTTATCCGACAGCAATCGGTTGGCACCCTACTGAAAAAGCGGAATATGGCACCGCGCAACACGACTCTTGGGAAACGATCCAGAGAAGCCACGCAATTGCAAACGGCGTCTATGTGGCTTCAGCCAATCGCATCGGACACGAGGGCGATCTGGATGGGGGAATTGAATTCTGGGGACAGAGTTTCATTTGCAATCCAAGTGGGACCATCTTGAATAAAGCAAGTGTCGATCAGCCAGAGATTTTAATGGCTGAGTGTGACTTTGCGATGCTCAATGAACAACGAACGCACTGGCCATTCTTGCGAGATCGCCGCATCGATGCGTATAGCGACATCACGAAACGCTATCGTGATTAA
- a CDS encoding DUF1501 domain-containing protein — protein sequence MSKPQNFCGRTRREFLWQTGAGFAGTALAGMLDEDFFAKQSVAADGVTQFENPLAPKQPHHDPDATACIFLFMYGGPSHMDTFDYKPEMYGRDNQTVEVKTFGRGGHRNQGRLIEPRWKFKQYGECGKYVSDLFPHLGEQVDDIAFLHSMTADSPIHGSAMLMMNSGKVLSGSPCLGSWLNYGLGTENSNLPGFTVMLDPRGGPISGSQNWSSGYMPASYQATVMRSKGDPILNLKPPQGMSVEAQRAMLDTLREYNDEHLNSRNDNSNLAARIASYELAYNMQAHAPEAVDIAEETEATQKLYGMDNPTSAHFGRQCLLARRLVERGVRFIQIYSGGNHNDDNWDAHSDMERNHNLHAAETDKPIAGLLQDLKQRGLLSKTLIVWGGEFGRQPTAEYAKGTGRDHNSYGFTTWMAGGGIKGGVSHGSTDELGAEAVENRLHVKHMHATILNQMGLDPNRLSYFFSGLDQKLVGVEPVQPIKQIIS from the coding sequence ATGTCGAAGCCACAAAATTTCTGCGGAAGAACTCGTCGCGAATTTCTTTGGCAAACCGGAGCAGGATTTGCCGGGACGGCACTGGCAGGAATGTTAGATGAGGACTTCTTTGCGAAACAGTCTGTCGCAGCCGATGGTGTCACTCAGTTCGAAAACCCGCTAGCTCCCAAACAGCCACACCACGATCCCGATGCCACGGCATGCATCTTCCTGTTCATGTATGGCGGTCCCAGCCACATGGACACCTTCGATTACAAACCCGAAATGTATGGAAGAGATAACCAGACGGTCGAAGTCAAAACATTTGGTCGCGGCGGACATCGCAATCAAGGACGTTTGATTGAACCTCGCTGGAAGTTCAAACAGTATGGAGAATGCGGAAAGTACGTCAGCGACTTATTTCCGCATCTCGGTGAGCAAGTTGACGACATTGCCTTTCTTCACTCAATGACAGCAGACAGCCCGATTCACGGATCTGCGATGTTAATGATGAACTCCGGGAAAGTTCTGAGTGGTTCACCTTGCCTCGGATCTTGGTTGAACTACGGCCTTGGAACAGAAAACAGCAATCTCCCCGGATTCACAGTCATGCTTGATCCACGCGGCGGGCCAATTTCCGGTTCGCAAAACTGGAGTTCGGGATATATGCCAGCGTCGTATCAGGCGACGGTCATGCGATCCAAAGGCGATCCCATCCTGAACCTGAAACCACCTCAAGGAATGTCCGTCGAAGCACAACGAGCAATGCTCGATACGCTTCGAGAATATAACGACGAACACTTGAATTCCCGCAACGACAATTCCAATCTTGCAGCCCGGATTGCGAGTTATGAACTTGCATACAACATGCAGGCTCATGCCCCGGAAGCGGTGGATATCGCCGAAGAGACAGAGGCGACGCAAAAACTTTACGGGATGGACAATCCGACCTCTGCACATTTCGGTCGACAATGTCTGCTCGCGCGGCGACTTGTTGAGCGTGGTGTACGATTTATTCAAATCTACTCAGGGGGAAATCATAACGATGACAACTGGGACGCTCACTCCGACATGGAGAGGAACCACAATCTTCACGCTGCCGAAACTGATAAACCGATCGCTGGCCTTCTTCAAGACCTGAAGCAACGCGGACTTCTCAGCAAAACACTGATTGTCTGGGGCGGAGAATTCGGACGTCAACCGACGGCTGAATACGCGAAAGGAACTGGACGAGATCATAACTCGTATGGTTTCACAACCTGGATGGCGGGCGGTGGTATCAAGGGTGGCGTGAGTCACGGCTCAACGGATGAACTCGGCGCAGAAGCCGTTGAAAACCGCCTTCATGTTAAACACATGCACGCCACAATTCTGAACCAAATGGGACTCGACCCCAACCGTCTCAGCTACTTCTTCAGTGGCCTCGATCAAAAACTTGTCGGTGTCGAACCAGTACAACCCATCAAGCAAATTATCAGCTGA
- a CDS encoding formylmethanofuran dehydrogenase subunit C yields the protein MPLRIRLHTESSIPIEVNSLNLKTMREQSAKTIAKTLVFRGNEKVPCGDFFDVSGSATDDNTVLWEGNLHKIKLIGSHHSSGTLRVEGNVGMHFGAEMTGGEIILHGDASDWLGAEMRGGAIHVHGNVGNLAGAVYRGGRKGMLGGEILIDGNAGNEIGHTMRRGLIAVAGNAGDAAGVGMIAGSIMIFGEPGIRNGAGMKRGTIALCQPCGQPEVLPTFKKASLYQPLFLQLYFRHLQEAGFPVPEECLAANYQRYCGDLLELGKGEIFTHVS from the coding sequence ATGCCCCTTAGAATTCGCCTTCATACTGAGTCCTCGATTCCGATAGAGGTTAATTCGCTGAACCTCAAGACGATGCGAGAGCAGTCAGCGAAGACGATTGCTAAGACTCTTGTCTTTCGTGGAAATGAAAAGGTCCCTTGTGGCGATTTCTTCGATGTTTCCGGATCGGCAACCGACGACAATACGGTTCTCTGGGAGGGAAACCTCCACAAAATCAAACTGATTGGCTCTCATCACTCAAGCGGGACTCTCCGTGTCGAAGGAAATGTCGGCATGCATTTCGGTGCTGAGATGACCGGTGGTGAGATCATTCTCCACGGTGATGCCAGTGATTGGCTCGGCGCGGAAATGCGGGGTGGGGCCATTCACGTACATGGCAACGTCGGAAACCTGGCGGGGGCGGTGTATCGCGGTGGACGAAAAGGAATGCTCGGCGGCGAGATTCTCATTGATGGAAACGCCGGAAACGAGATAGGTCACACCATGCGTCGCGGATTGATCGCCGTTGCTGGGAATGCTGGCGATGCCGCTGGTGTCGGGATGATTGCCGGATCGATAATGATTTTCGGGGAACCGGGAATTCGCAATGGTGCTGGAATGAAGCGCGGGACAATTGCGTTGTGTCAACCGTGCGGACAGCCAGAGGTTCTGCCAACTTTCAAAAAGGCGAGTCTTTATCAACCATTGTTCTTACAACTCTATTTCCGACATCTTCAGGAAGCGGGATTTCCCGTTCCTGAAGAGTGTCTGGCTGCGAATTATCAACGCTATTGCGGCGATCTACTGGAACTCGGCAAAGGCGAAATCTTTACGCACGTCAGTTAA
- a CDS encoding lactonase family protein, producing the protein MSHLHAGTYVYVSESQDNTIGIFSLDEKKGELSRIGEVEFEGTPGCLSLSSNQTRIYASIRSKGEFATLSFDPKTGLLTHLSSVPSAGSAAYIYADRAGKWLLAAYYGEGLVTVSKIKGGEVAGQPVQRIVTGQKAHCVQTSPNNDFAFVPHAGELNKVQQFRFDAEKGRLRFNDPTTLPGAEGAGPRHMQFHPNGKWAYLVNEQSKSVTHCLFNEKTGQLEKQKTVSTHPDGWDLSQGSCADIEISADGEFLYASNRGHDSIAQFKIDSTSGELTPLGQVSTAKTPRSFNLIPGNEDYLVAAGQGSNTLVVYRRDAATGILTKLKTYECGKSPAWVLGVQFP; encoded by the coding sequence ATGAGTCATTTACACGCTGGCACTTATGTTTATGTTTCTGAAAGCCAGGACAACACCATCGGAATTTTCTCACTCGATGAAAAAAAAGGTGAACTCTCTCGCATTGGAGAAGTTGAATTCGAAGGAACACCCGGTTGCCTGAGCCTGAGTTCAAACCAAACTCGAATATACGCATCGATCAGATCAAAAGGTGAGTTTGCCACACTCTCTTTTGATCCCAAAACCGGCCTGCTCACCCACCTCTCCAGTGTCCCCAGTGCAGGAAGCGCAGCTTACATTTACGCAGACCGGGCTGGAAAATGGTTACTCGCTGCTTATTACGGGGAAGGCCTTGTGACAGTGAGCAAAATTAAAGGTGGAGAAGTGGCAGGCCAACCTGTGCAGAGAATCGTGACCGGGCAAAAAGCTCACTGTGTGCAAACCTCCCCCAACAACGATTTTGCATTTGTTCCTCATGCTGGAGAACTCAACAAAGTCCAGCAGTTTCGATTTGATGCAGAGAAAGGACGGCTTCGGTTTAATGATCCGACGACTCTCCCCGGAGCAGAAGGGGCAGGTCCGCGACACATGCAATTCCACCCAAACGGAAAGTGGGCGTATCTGGTCAACGAGCAAAGCAAGAGCGTGACTCATTGCCTGTTCAACGAAAAAACCGGGCAACTGGAAAAACAGAAAACAGTCTCGACACATCCAGACGGATGGGATCTCTCGCAGGGATCGTGCGCTGACATTGAAATCAGTGCTGATGGCGAATTTCTGTATGCTTCTAACCGAGGGCATGACAGTATCGCACAGTTCAAAATCGACTCAACATCAGGAGAGCTGACACCACTCGGTCAGGTCTCGACTGCCAAGACACCTCGCTCATTCAATTTGATTCCTGGCAATGAAGACTATCTTGTCGCAGCGGGGCAGGGTTCGAACACCTTGGTTGTGTATCGCCGTGATGCAGCGACCGGCATTCTCACCAAGCTGAAGACCTATGAATGCGGTAAAAGCCCCGCCTGGGTTCTTGGTGTTCAATTTCCCTAA
- a CDS encoding lactonase family protein: MSQDANKLQPISRRSFLKSSVVAAGTSSLLAKTLSAETTDGKKPLMAYVGTFSAPLKDMLPTQVDLPPGNGRGIHLFQVDRQTGALAEAGVVEMGTSPSCLAVSADGTRMYSANETDHVGKTKEGTVSSFSINPSDGKLTLLNTVPSGGAGPTYVSIHPSGRYLFVANYFGGSVAVLPIQEDGQLGKATDVKVDSGKIGPTRATNAPRGSFAFSGHDRTHAHMIQSDPSGRYVLHVDLGLDLIYVWKFDEKTGRLTPNDTATVSLPPGDGPRHFHFHPNGKWFYSIQEEGSTIVFFDYDSKSGTLSERQTISTLPPEFAGSNFCSEILVSSDGKFVYAGNRLHDSIGIFAVGPDGKLSFTGEEWTRGNYPRSFSFDPTGRFLYCCNQRADSVAVFKVNRKTGGLKFTGQYVPVGNPSHLVFVDLQSS, encoded by the coding sequence ATGAGCCAAGACGCAAATAAACTCCAGCCAATCTCTCGCCGTTCCTTTCTGAAGAGCTCCGTTGTCGCAGCTGGGACATCTTCGTTGTTGGCGAAAACGCTCAGCGCAGAGACAACGGATGGAAAGAAACCGTTGATGGCCTACGTCGGGACCTTCAGCGCTCCTCTTAAAGATATGTTACCGACACAGGTCGATCTTCCGCCGGGGAACGGGCGAGGAATTCATCTCTTTCAGGTCGACCGTCAAACCGGTGCATTGGCTGAGGCCGGTGTTGTTGAAATGGGGACGAGCCCAAGTTGTTTAGCAGTGAGTGCTGACGGTACTCGAATGTATTCCGCAAACGAAACCGACCATGTCGGGAAGACGAAGGAAGGGACTGTCAGTTCTTTTTCTATCAACCCGTCCGATGGGAAACTGACTCTTCTTAATACAGTTCCATCGGGAGGCGCCGGGCCAACTTATGTCAGCATTCATCCATCAGGACGATACTTGTTCGTCGCCAACTACTTCGGCGGATCTGTTGCTGTTCTACCAATTCAAGAAGATGGACAACTCGGCAAAGCGACGGATGTCAAAGTTGATTCCGGGAAGATCGGCCCGACTCGTGCCACCAATGCACCTAGGGGAAGCTTTGCATTCAGCGGCCACGATCGAACGCATGCTCACATGATTCAATCAGATCCGTCAGGACGTTACGTTTTGCATGTCGATTTGGGGCTCGACTTAATTTACGTCTGGAAGTTCGATGAGAAGACTGGCCGCCTGACACCGAACGATACGGCGACCGTTTCACTTCCACCAGGCGATGGACCACGCCATTTCCATTTCCACCCGAATGGAAAATGGTTTTATTCCATTCAAGAAGAAGGCTCAACAATTGTCTTCTTCGATTACGACTCTAAGTCAGGGACATTGTCAGAGCGGCAAACCATTTCCACTCTTCCGCCAGAATTTGCAGGGAGCAACTTCTGCTCAGAGATTCTGGTTTCGAGCGACGGGAAATTTGTCTACGCCGGCAATCGATTGCATGACAGTATCGGAATCTTTGCAGTCGGCCCCGATGGGAAACTGAGTTTCACTGGAGAAGAATGGACGCGAGGCAACTACCCCCGCAGCTTCAGTTTCGATCCCACCGGTCGTTTCTTGTATTGCTGTAATCAACGGGCAGACAGCGTTGCGGTCTTTAAAGTCAATCGAAAAACAGGCGGACTGAAGTTCACAGGTCAGTACGTACCAGTCGGGAATCCATCGCATCTTGTCTTTGTGGATTTGCAGTCTTCCTGA